One Chromobacterium paludis genomic window carries:
- the kdpB gene encoding potassium-transporting ATPase subunit KdpB, with product MNDKNHSNMLAADPTVGGHKSASKSMLDPTLVKPAIVDSFKKLSPRTQWRNPVMFVVYVGSILTTGLWLQSLSGHGEASSGFILAVALWLWFTVLFANFAEALAEGRSKAQAASLRSAKKNVVAKKLAGGNHGAAKSIVDGTSLRKGDFVLVEAGDVIPVDGEVVEGVASVDESAITGESAPVIRESGGDFSSVTGGTRVLSDWIVVKITVNPGETFLDRMIAMVEGAKRQKTPNEIALTILLVALTIVFLIVTVTLLPFSLFSVEAAKAGSPISITTLVALLVCLIPTTIGGLLSAIGVAGMSRMMGANVIATSGRAVEAAGDVDVLLLDKTGTITLGNRQASAFIPAPGVSEKDLADAAQLASLADETPEGRSVVVLAKQKFNLRERQLASHEAAFIPFTAQTRMSGIDYDGRQIRKGAIDAIRRHIAEQGGQFPDALAKSAEEVARRGSTPLLVAEGKRALGVIELKDIVKGGIKERFAELRQMGIKTVMITGDNPLTAAAIAAEAGVDDFLAEATPEAKLKLIRSHQAEGKLVAMTGDGTNDAPALAQADVAVAMNTGTQAAKEAGNMVDLDSNPTKLIEIVEIGKQMLMTRGSLTTFSIANDVAKYFAIIPAAFASTYPQLNALNVMGLNSPASAILSAVIFNAVIIVFLIPLALKGVKYHAKSAAELLRGNLLVYGLGGLLVPFAGIKVIDLTLGALGLV from the coding sequence ATGAACGACAAGAATCATTCCAATATGCTGGCAGCCGACCCGACGGTCGGCGGCCACAAGAGCGCGAGCAAGTCCATGCTGGACCCGACGCTGGTGAAGCCGGCCATCGTCGACTCGTTCAAGAAGCTGTCGCCGCGCACCCAGTGGCGCAACCCGGTGATGTTCGTGGTTTACGTGGGCAGCATCCTGACCACCGGCCTGTGGCTGCAGTCGCTGAGCGGACACGGCGAAGCCTCCTCCGGCTTTATCCTGGCGGTGGCGCTGTGGCTGTGGTTCACCGTGCTGTTCGCCAACTTCGCCGAGGCGCTGGCCGAAGGCCGCAGCAAGGCCCAGGCCGCCAGCCTGCGCTCCGCCAAGAAGAACGTGGTGGCCAAGAAACTGGCCGGCGGCAATCACGGCGCGGCCAAGAGCATCGTCGACGGCACCAGCCTGCGCAAGGGCGACTTCGTGCTGGTGGAAGCCGGCGACGTGATCCCGGTGGACGGCGAAGTGGTGGAAGGCGTGGCCTCGGTCGACGAATCCGCCATCACTGGCGAATCCGCGCCGGTGATACGCGAGTCCGGCGGCGACTTCTCCTCCGTCACCGGCGGCACCCGCGTGCTGTCCGACTGGATCGTGGTGAAAATCACCGTCAATCCGGGCGAAACCTTCCTCGACCGCATGATCGCGATGGTGGAAGGCGCCAAGCGCCAGAAGACGCCGAACGAGATCGCGTTGACCATCTTGCTGGTGGCGCTGACCATCGTGTTCCTGATTGTGACCGTCACCCTGCTGCCCTTCTCCTTGTTCAGTGTGGAAGCGGCCAAGGCCGGCAGCCCGATCAGCATCACCACCCTAGTGGCCCTGCTGGTCTGCCTGATCCCCACCACCATCGGCGGCCTGTTGTCCGCCATCGGCGTGGCCGGCATGAGCCGCATGATGGGCGCCAATGTGATCGCCACCTCTGGCCGCGCGGTGGAAGCCGCCGGCGACGTGGACGTGCTGTTGCTGGACAAGACCGGCACCATCACCCTGGGCAACCGCCAAGCGTCGGCCTTCATTCCGGCGCCGGGCGTGTCGGAGAAAGACCTGGCCGACGCCGCCCAGCTCGCCTCCCTGGCCGATGAAACGCCGGAAGGCCGCAGCGTGGTGGTGCTGGCCAAGCAGAAATTCAATCTGCGCGAGCGCCAACTGGCCAGCCATGAAGCCGCGTTCATCCCGTTCACCGCGCAAACGCGCATGTCCGGCATAGACTACGACGGCCGCCAGATCCGCAAGGGCGCCATCGACGCCATCCGCCGCCACATCGCCGAACAGGGCGGCCAGTTCCCGGACGCGCTGGCGAAAAGCGCCGAGGAAGTGGCCCGTCGCGGCTCCACCCCGCTGCTGGTGGCCGAAGGCAAGCGCGCCCTGGGCGTGATCGAGCTGAAGGACATCGTCAAGGGCGGCATCAAGGAACGCTTCGCCGAGCTGCGCCAAATGGGCATCAAGACAGTGATGATCACCGGCGACAACCCGCTGACTGCGGCCGCCATCGCCGCGGAAGCCGGCGTGGACGACTTCCTGGCCGAAGCGACGCCGGAAGCCAAGCTCAAGCTGATCCGCAGCCATCAGGCGGAAGGCAAGCTGGTGGCGATGACCGGCGACGGCACCAACGACGCCCCCGCGCTGGCCCAAGCCGACGTGGCGGTGGCGATGAACACCGGCACCCAGGCGGCCAAGGAAGCCGGCAATATGGTGGACTTGGACTCCAACCCCACCAAGCTGATCGAAATCGTGGAGATCGGCAAGCAGATGCTGATGACGCGCGGCTCGCTGACCACCTTCTCCATCGCCAACGACGTGGCCAAGTACTTCGCCATCATCCCGGCGGCGTTCGCCAGCACTTACCCGCAGCTGAACGCGCTGAACGTGATGGGCCTGAACAGCCCGGCCTCCGCCATCCTGTCCGCTGTGATCTTCAACGCCGTCATCATCGTGTTCCTGATCCCGCTGGCGCTGAAGGGCGTGAAGTACCACGCCAAGAGCGCGGCCGAACTGCTGCGCGGCAATCTGCTGGTCTACGGCCTGGGCGGCCTCTTGGTTCCGTTCGCCGGCATCAAGGTAATTGACCTGACGCTGGGCGCGCTGGGTCTGGTGTAA
- the kdpC gene encoding potassium-transporting ATPase subunit KdpC, which produces MKVIRPLLVIFGGLSLLTGLAYPLATTGIAQAVFPAQANGSLITQDGKVVGSRLIGQNFSGERYFWGRPSATSPMPYNAGSSGGSNLGPTNKAQLDAVKGNVDNLRKAHPTQTGLVPVDLATASASGLDPDISVAAAYYQVDRVAAARKLPASTVRQLVDSHITGETFGLLGEPRINVLELNLALDQLSKKA; this is translated from the coding sequence GTGAAAGTCATACGTCCCCTGCTGGTGATCTTCGGCGGCCTGTCGCTGCTCACCGGCCTGGCCTACCCGCTGGCCACCACCGGCATCGCCCAGGCGGTGTTCCCAGCGCAAGCCAACGGCAGCCTGATCACCCAAGACGGCAAAGTGGTGGGTTCGCGCCTGATCGGCCAGAACTTCAGCGGCGAACGGTACTTCTGGGGCCGTCCGTCGGCCACCAGCCCGATGCCGTACAATGCCGGCAGCTCCGGCGGCTCCAATCTGGGTCCGACCAACAAGGCCCAGCTGGACGCAGTCAAGGGCAATGTCGACAATCTGCGCAAGGCGCACCCGACCCAGACCGGCCTGGTGCCGGTGGATCTGGCCACCGCCTCCGCCAGCGGCCTGGACCCCGACATTTCCGTGGCCGCCGCCTACTACCAAGTTGACCGCGTGGCCGCCGCGCGTAAACTGCCGGCAAGCACGGTGCGCCAGCTGGTGGACAGCCATATCACAGGCGAAACCTTCGGCCTGCTCGGCGAGCCGCGCATCAATGTGCTGGAACTGAATCTGGCGCTGGACCAACTCTCCAAGAAGGCCTAA